A genomic window from Aurantimicrobium photophilum includes:
- the glgB gene encoding 1,4-alpha-glucan branching protein GlgB: MTEKKPTKKAAPKHAAEKTPIVKKTLTKKTKGATEWHTPSLDDGLLAWVAQGSHYDPHSVLGQHLIPVEGSKDSVTVIRTRRPLASEVIAILGSKARIELSHAGHGIWEGAHTLGLQDYVIETRYPDGAEWIAEDGYRFTPTVGELDLHLIREGRHERLWEVLGARYIGHGGVKGTVQGTAFAVWAPNAKAVRVKGTFNGWNGEGHSMRSLGASGVWELFVPDVHPGETYKFEILTQAGHWVERADPMARQTECPPLTGSIIAHSNYKWGDKKWITKRDKTKAHEAPMSIYELHVGSWRQGLSYRELADDLIGHVLETGFTHVEFMPLAEHPYGPSWGYQVTGYYAPTARFGNPDDLKYLIDRLHDAGIGVLLDWVPGHFPKDEWALARFDGQPLYEHADPRKGEHPDWGTYIFDFGRNEVRNFLVANALYWIEEFHIDGLRVDAVASMLYLDYSREDGQWLPNQYGGRENLEAINFLQEANATVYKHHPGVTMAAEESTSWGGVTAPTEAGGLGFGFKWNMGWMHDSLQYIHTDPMYREYHHWDITFSFQYAFSENFVLPISHDEVVHGKGSLLAKMPGDHWQKLANMRAYLAFMWGHPGKQLLFMGQEFGQPSEWSQERSLDWWILDQPAHQGLQRMVKQLNTVYKDTAALWERDSDPAGFQWIDGADNGRNVVSFVRYDKKGNALAVVANFAGNPHSDFQLGLPSGGVWTELFNSDATDFGGSGVGNMGKVTATADQWNNFEHSARITLPPLGVLFFYKSAK; this comes from the coding sequence ATGACCGAGAAGAAGCCAACCAAAAAAGCAGCTCCCAAGCATGCTGCAGAGAAGACACCAATTGTGAAGAAAACCCTCACCAAGAAGACCAAGGGTGCCACCGAATGGCATACTCCCTCTCTCGATGACGGTCTTCTGGCCTGGGTAGCTCAGGGCAGCCACTACGACCCACACAGTGTCTTGGGTCAACACCTCATCCCTGTCGAAGGCTCCAAAGACTCCGTCACCGTCATTCGCACGCGACGACCTTTGGCAAGCGAAGTTATTGCCATCTTGGGCTCCAAGGCCCGGATTGAGCTTTCCCATGCTGGCCACGGCATCTGGGAAGGTGCTCACACCCTCGGTCTGCAGGACTACGTCATTGAGACTCGATATCCCGACGGTGCTGAGTGGATTGCTGAAGACGGTTACCGCTTCACTCCCACCGTGGGCGAACTCGACCTTCACCTCATCCGTGAAGGCCGTCACGAACGCCTGTGGGAAGTCCTCGGTGCGCGTTACATCGGCCACGGCGGCGTCAAGGGCACCGTGCAGGGAACGGCATTTGCTGTCTGGGCACCGAACGCGAAGGCTGTGCGTGTCAAGGGAACCTTCAATGGCTGGAATGGTGAAGGCCACTCCATGCGCTCATTGGGCGCCAGTGGCGTCTGGGAGCTGTTTGTTCCCGATGTTCACCCCGGTGAGACCTACAAGTTTGAAATCTTGACTCAGGCAGGTCACTGGGTGGAGCGTGCAGACCCGATGGCACGCCAAACCGAATGCCCACCGCTGACCGGCTCCATCATTGCTCACTCCAACTACAAGTGGGGTGACAAAAAGTGGATTACCAAGCGCGATAAGACCAAGGCGCACGAAGCTCCCATGAGTATTTACGAACTGCACGTAGGTTCATGGCGTCAGGGTCTCTCCTACCGTGAACTCGCAGATGACCTCATCGGTCACGTGCTTGAGACGGGCTTTACTCACGTGGAGTTCATGCCGCTTGCCGAGCACCCCTATGGCCCTTCCTGGGGTTACCAAGTCACTGGTTACTACGCCCCCACAGCACGTTTTGGCAACCCTGATGATCTGAAGTATTTGATTGATCGCCTGCACGACGCCGGTATCGGGGTCCTGCTCGACTGGGTTCCAGGGCACTTTCCCAAGGACGAGTGGGCACTTGCTCGCTTTGACGGCCAACCCCTCTATGAGCACGCTGACCCCCGCAAGGGCGAGCACCCTGACTGGGGAACCTACATCTTTGACTTCGGTCGCAATGAAGTGCGCAACTTCCTCGTTGCTAATGCGCTCTACTGGATCGAAGAATTCCACATCGATGGCCTGCGCGTGGATGCGGTCGCATCCATGCTCTATCTCGACTACAGCCGTGAAGACGGCCAGTGGCTGCCCAACCAATATGGCGGGCGCGAGAACCTTGAGGCCATCAACTTCCTCCAGGAAGCTAACGCGACGGTTTACAAGCACCACCCCGGCGTGACCATGGCCGCCGAAGAATCCACCTCATGGGGCGGCGTCACTGCTCCCACCGAAGCAGGCGGATTGGGCTTTGGTTTCAAGTGGAACATGGGCTGGATGCATGACAGCTTGCAATACATCCACACCGATCCGATGTATCGCGAGTATCACCATTGGGACATCACCTTCTCGTTCCAGTATGCGTTTAGCGAGAACTTTGTGCTTCCCATCTCCCACGATGAGGTCGTCCACGGCAAAGGTTCACTGCTAGCCAAGATGCCCGGTGACCACTGGCAGAAGCTCGCCAACATGCGTGCCTACTTGGCGTTCATGTGGGGACACCCGGGCAAGCAACTCTTGTTCATGGGTCAAGAGTTTGGTCAGCCGTCTGAGTGGAGCCAAGAGCGCTCGCTCGACTGGTGGATTCTCGACCAGCCAGCCCACCAAGGCCTGCAGCGCATGGTCAAGCAACTCAACACCGTCTATAAAGACACCGCAGCACTGTGGGAGCGCGACAGCGACCCTGCAGGTTTCCAGTGGATTGACGGCGCAGACAACGGACGTAACGTTGTTTCCTTCGTGCGCTATGACAAGAAGGGCAACGCCCTAGCTGTCGTGGCCAACTTTGCTGGCAATCCCCACAGTGACTTCCAGTTAGGCCTGCCCTCTGGCGGCGTCTGGACGGAACTGTTCAACTCGGACGCGACAGACTTTGGTGGTTCCGGTGTGGGCAACATGGGCAAGGTAACTGCCACCGCGGACCAATGGAACAACTTTGAGCACTCTGCTCGAATTACCCTGCCACCTTTGGGCGTTCTGTTCTTCTATAAGAGCGCTAAGTAA
- a CDS encoding tetratricopeptide repeat protein: MSMPSLPNLRGAVDLSSLVNKPQRGAVNTAGGTRAPGEESAPVSPGTQVPVPQLVLDGTDQNFTAILDLSNQVPVIVDLWAEEAPQCAELSPILEKLVLGFQGRLILVRVNAVENPGLTQAFQAQTVPTTAAVLAGRPLPLFAGVAGEADIFNLFEQVLELAAQNGVVGIAKPAGAPAGESGATVAPPAPALPPLHHEAFDAAERGDYPAAIAAWEKALKQNPNDAEAKAGLARISLLHRLQGKALADIRAAAAANPDGLEQQLDVADLDVSGGHVEDAFDRLLVLFPKLDQDGKNIVRTRLLDLFEVVGLTDPAVNAARMRLTNLLY, from the coding sequence ATGTCGATGCCATCACTTCCTAACTTGCGTGGTGCTGTGGACCTGAGTTCTTTGGTTAACAAGCCACAACGCGGTGCCGTCAACACAGCTGGAGGTACGCGTGCTCCAGGAGAAGAATCAGCACCTGTTTCTCCGGGAACACAGGTACCTGTTCCACAGCTCGTCCTCGATGGCACTGACCAGAACTTCACCGCAATTCTGGACCTTTCCAACCAGGTTCCCGTCATTGTTGATCTGTGGGCTGAGGAAGCGCCTCAGTGTGCCGAACTCTCACCGATACTGGAAAAGCTTGTTCTGGGCTTTCAAGGACGTTTGATTCTGGTTCGAGTCAACGCTGTAGAGAATCCCGGCCTGACTCAGGCTTTCCAGGCACAAACCGTCCCCACCACCGCAGCTGTTCTGGCGGGAAGACCTCTGCCATTATTCGCTGGTGTGGCCGGTGAGGCCGACATTTTCAATCTCTTTGAACAGGTACTTGAACTTGCCGCTCAAAACGGGGTTGTGGGTATTGCGAAGCCTGCTGGCGCTCCCGCAGGAGAAAGTGGTGCCACCGTGGCGCCGCCTGCGCCAGCCCTGCCCCCACTTCACCATGAGGCCTTTGATGCGGCTGAGCGTGGAGATTATCCAGCTGCTATTGCCGCCTGGGAAAAGGCGCTCAAGCAGAACCCCAATGATGCTGAAGCCAAAGCAGGTTTAGCCCGGATATCTTTGCTGCACCGCCTGCAGGGCAAAGCACTCGCTGATATTCGTGCGGCCGCTGCTGCCAACCCTGACGGTTTAGAGCAGCAGCTCGACGTTGCGGACTTGGATGTTTCTGGTGGACATGTCGAGGATGCTTTTGATCGCCTCTTGGTGCTGTTCCCTAAGCTGGATCAAGACGGCAAGAACATTGTTCGCACACGTTTGTTAGACCTTTTTGAGGTCGTGGGTTTGACAGACCCTGCCGTGAACGCCGCACGAATGCGGTTGACGAACCTGCTCTACTAG
- a CDS encoding DivIVA domain-containing protein, which yields MATEESFSRVLRGYDPAEVDPLIQKLRRELLTANTLRDETSLALKQSEARIAELELEVGLRGTPTVQGLSTSLNNKLKKADKLAAGIVKRAESDALFIRSAAEKTSSQFIEAARDDYERARTEAQALSASMAEQARELSENIIAAARTEAAAIVASGQEEAQRLRGEAATVAANLRAETRNEIARMTAEAHREAEELKLILVTNRDPNISVDEEIVSLLKLNADGAAVRAEMEQELQTRHQESLMQTDKYIGAAEAQLATARTRQRTLEAELDALENASKLQSEQILEQARLQAAKHVEHADKLARKKISDAEKYVAAVIASIYSHIEGIRAERESVAAFFDALRLELQNSLGDAVTTKKLDR from the coding sequence GTGGCAACGGAAGAATCGTTTTCTCGCGTATTGCGCGGATACGACCCCGCTGAGGTTGATCCCCTCATTCAAAAGCTTCGGCGAGAACTCCTCACGGCAAACACACTTCGTGATGAGACTTCTCTCGCGCTCAAACAGAGCGAAGCCCGCATTGCTGAACTTGAACTTGAGGTAGGCCTTAGGGGCACTCCCACTGTTCAAGGATTGAGCACCTCTTTGAACAACAAGCTCAAGAAGGCAGACAAGTTAGCTGCCGGGATAGTAAAGCGCGCTGAAAGCGATGCATTGTTTATTCGCTCAGCTGCAGAAAAAACGTCCAGTCAATTCATTGAAGCAGCACGAGATGACTACGAACGAGCTCGTACAGAGGCACAAGCGTTATCTGCATCTATGGCAGAACAGGCACGTGAACTTTCCGAAAACATCATCGCTGCTGCCCGTACTGAAGCTGCCGCCATTGTGGCATCTGGTCAGGAGGAAGCTCAGAGGTTACGTGGTGAAGCAGCAACAGTTGCTGCGAACCTTCGCGCTGAGACGCGGAATGAAATAGCTCGAATGACCGCTGAGGCTCATCGCGAAGCAGAAGAACTCAAGCTCATTTTGGTAACAAACAGAGACCCCAACATCTCTGTTGATGAAGAAATAGTTTCGTTGCTCAAGCTCAATGCTGACGGTGCCGCTGTACGCGCTGAAATGGAACAAGAACTTCAGACCCGTCATCAAGAATCTCTGATGCAAACAGATAAGTACATCGGTGCTGCAGAGGCACAACTCGCCACAGCACGAACCCGCCAACGTACCCTTGAGGCCGAACTAGACGCTCTTGAGAACGCGTCAAAATTGCAATCGGAACAGATCCTCGAACAGGCGAGGTTACAGGCGGCAAAGCACGTTGAACATGCTGACAAGCTTGCACGAAAGAAAATCTCTGACGCCGAGAAGTATGTTGCCGCCGTCATTGCCTCCATCTATTCCCACATTGAAGGCATCCGCGCGGAGCGTGAATCCGTCGCTGCGTTCTTTGACGCGCTACGGTTGGAGTTACAGAACTCACTGGGTGATGCTGTGACCACAAAAAAGCTCGACCGCTAA
- a CDS encoding AI-2E family transporter encodes MRIQNAFRAGLIGSLGVGLGLVLMTAVHSLATVLTYIFIALFLSLGLDPAVKWLMSKKFPQWAAILTVVIAVVGGVVAILFTVVPMMVDQIVTLWNTLPKEITSLKTTDWIAFIQKQFGSFIDVNQVITDVGHFFGDPANISKIAGGALAVGVGVANALTGTLVVVILTLYFTASLQTIKNTAYSLVPLSKREKFIEMSEEITGGVGKYVVGQIALAALNGILAFIVLNLIGGKQALLFAFLAFLFALIPLIGTVMSSIIVTLGQLLLADAQVAIIIGIYFLIYMQVEAYVFSPKIMNKAISIPGSIVVIAALAGGTLMGILGALVAIPIAASIVLIIKEVVIPAQNEA; translated from the coding sequence ATGCGTATCCAGAATGCATTCCGCGCTGGTTTGATCGGAAGCTTGGGCGTTGGCCTAGGCCTTGTGCTGATGACGGCAGTGCACTCACTCGCGACTGTCCTCACCTACATCTTCATTGCACTGTTCCTCTCCCTGGGCCTCGACCCCGCTGTCAAGTGGTTAATGAGCAAGAAGTTCCCACAGTGGGCAGCAATTCTCACTGTCGTGATTGCCGTCGTTGGTGGCGTTGTCGCTATCTTGTTTACCGTTGTGCCCATGATGGTCGATCAGATAGTTACGTTATGGAATACCCTTCCCAAAGAAATCACCTCACTGAAAACCACTGACTGGATCGCATTCATTCAAAAGCAGTTCGGCAGCTTCATTGACGTCAACCAGGTCATCACAGACGTAGGACACTTCTTTGGTGACCCCGCCAACATCAGCAAGATCGCCGGTGGTGCACTGGCAGTGGGTGTGGGCGTAGCCAACGCCCTGACAGGAACGCTCGTTGTTGTGATTCTGACTCTGTACTTCACTGCTTCACTCCAGACAATCAAGAACACCGCTTACTCACTCGTTCCCTTGAGCAAGCGCGAAAAGTTCATTGAGATGAGCGAAGAGATCACCGGCGGTGTTGGCAAATATGTTGTTGGCCAAATTGCTCTGGCTGCCCTCAACGGCATATTGGCATTCATCGTGCTGAACCTCATTGGCGGCAAACAAGCCCTGCTCTTCGCATTCTTGGCATTCCTGTTCGCACTGATTCCCCTTATCGGTACTGTGATGTCCTCGATTATCGTCACACTTGGTCAGTTGCTCCTGGCTGATGCCCAGGTAGCGATCATCATCGGTATCTACTTCTTGATCTACATGCAGGTTGAGGCGTATGTCTTTAGCCCCAAGATCATGAACAAGGCGATTTCGATCCCTGGTTCAATTGTGGTGATCGCGGCTCTTGCCGGTGGAACGTTGATGGGAATCTTGGGAGCACTGGTCGCCATTCCTATTGCTGCATCGATTGTGCTGATCATCAAAGAAGTGGTCATCCCGGCGCAAAACGAGGCCTAG
- a CDS encoding alpha/beta hydrolase → MSTEIRGGINLPAVREEIELHTSDGLTLVGELALPLGGAPVATLVTLHPLPTAGGFMDSHILRKAAGRLPALANIAVLRFNTRGTKSARGQSHGEFGHGVDERADVAAAMAFVTERGLPHPWLVGWSFGTELALKYGREHAIDGAILLSPPLHRATAEEVAAWDGDHRQLVALVPEHDDYLQGPEARQRFSTVSHIDIVEVEGGKHLWVGENQTKRVLNEIVERVNPSAAPLPEWWDGEVAGSSD, encoded by the coding sequence GTGTCTACTGAAATTCGTGGCGGTATCAACCTGCCTGCTGTGCGGGAAGAGATTGAACTTCACACCAGTGATGGACTTACCTTGGTGGGGGAGTTGGCACTACCGCTTGGCGGAGCACCTGTGGCAACTCTGGTGACCCTGCACCCACTGCCTACTGCTGGCGGCTTCATGGACTCCCATATCCTGCGCAAAGCTGCCGGTCGTCTGCCTGCCTTGGCGAATATTGCTGTGCTGCGCTTCAACACCCGCGGCACCAAGTCTGCACGTGGTCAGAGCCACGGTGAATTTGGTCATGGTGTTGATGAGCGCGCTGATGTGGCCGCTGCCATGGCGTTTGTGACCGAGCGAGGACTACCACACCCCTGGTTGGTGGGCTGGTCATTTGGAACAGAGCTGGCCTTGAAATATGGCCGCGAGCACGCCATTGACGGAGCTATTCTTCTTTCTCCACCTTTACACCGCGCCACGGCAGAGGAAGTTGCCGCTTGGGATGGAGATCATCGCCAACTCGTTGCGTTGGTTCCAGAGCATGACGATTACCTCCAGGGGCCCGAAGCACGGCAGCGCTTCTCCACTGTTTCTCACATCGACATCGTCGAGGTCGAGGGAGGCAAGCACCTCTGGGTTGGAGAGAACCAAACCAAACGTGTGCTCAACGAAATCGTGGAACGAGTCAATCCCTCAGCTGCGCCCCTGCCGGAATGGTGGGACGGCGAAGTCGCTGGTTCCAGCGACTAG
- a CDS encoding lytic transglycosylase domain-containing protein, with amino-acid sequence MTRASDHSVVRALRDSANKSKVRRAPVAVVRPRLVMPSLFPSQRSAGLFSSAFVITVALLLVNVVDPYSGAVASPYYIPATSTTSRAGQDVTVEGTYTTAASRDAVTVTGRSAAKASATAPAAGTPDPDTAQAIGLAAVKARGWGMEQYDCLVALWNRESRWNVYAHNTSSGAYGIPQSLPGEKMATVADDWQTNPATQIEWGLRYIEGRYGSPCGAWAHSEAVRWY; translated from the coding sequence GTGACACGCGCCTCGGACCATTCGGTCGTCCGAGCCTTGCGTGATTCCGCGAACAAGTCGAAGGTGCGCAGAGCGCCGGTGGCTGTTGTTCGTCCTCGCCTTGTCATGCCTAGTTTGTTTCCCTCACAGCGCTCGGCAGGATTGTTTTCTTCTGCCTTTGTCATCACGGTGGCCTTGTTATTGGTGAACGTCGTTGACCCATATTCGGGTGCTGTTGCGTCGCCGTATTACATTCCTGCCACCTCGACGACGTCACGCGCTGGACAAGACGTGACCGTTGAAGGCACATATACAACAGCCGCAAGCCGTGATGCCGTGACCGTTACAGGTCGTTCTGCCGCCAAAGCATCAGCGACGGCGCCTGCTGCAGGAACTCCCGACCCCGACACCGCCCAGGCCATCGGCCTGGCAGCTGTCAAGGCTCGTGGCTGGGGCATGGAGCAGTATGACTGCCTCGTTGCGCTGTGGAATCGTGAGTCCCGCTGGAACGTTTATGCCCACAACACCAGTAGTGGTGCGTATGGAATCCCACAATCCCTGCCGGGTGAGAAGATGGCTACTGTCGCAGATGACTGGCAGACCAACCCTGCAACACAAATTGAATGGGGCCTGCGGTATATCGAGGGTCGCTACGGTTCACCCTGTGGCGCTTGGGCACACTCTGAAGCTGTTCGCTGGTACTAA
- a CDS encoding DivIVA domain-containing protein: MTFPRVKRGTRGYNIAEVDAFIAEARIAYDSNIAGASTLTSHAIRDTSFGLAKGGYSTRHVDGALERLETAFAERERAVALATMGEAAWLEQASRNSAELTARFSREPKHRFSRVGFLSQGYAIKDVDAFADRVLAYLLQGEPLSVADVRSVTFRAARGGYDEAQVDAVLDALVDLLLSLGNN; the protein is encoded by the coding sequence ATGACTTTCCCCCGTGTTAAGCGCGGTACCCGTGGCTACAACATTGCTGAAGTCGATGCGTTTATCGCTGAAGCACGTATTGCCTATGACAGCAATATCGCAGGAGCATCAACCCTGACCTCTCACGCCATTCGCGACACGTCCTTTGGGCTGGCTAAGGGTGGGTATTCCACTCGCCACGTTGACGGCGCTCTCGAGCGTCTCGAGACGGCCTTTGCTGAGCGTGAGCGTGCTGTTGCCTTGGCAACCATGGGTGAAGCTGCCTGGCTAGAGCAGGCAAGTCGCAACTCTGCTGAGCTCACCGCTCGATTCTCGCGTGAACCAAAACACCGCTTTTCTCGAGTTGGCTTCCTGAGTCAGGGATATGCCATCAAAGACGTTGATGCTTTCGCCGATCGCGTGCTGGCCTACTTACTCCAGGGTGAGCCCCTGAGCGTTGCAGATGTCCGTTCCGTCACATTCCGCGCAGCACGCGGCGGCTATGACGAGGCGCAGGTGGATGCAGTACTCGATGCACTTGTGGACCTGCTTCTCTCCCTCGGCAACAACTAA
- a CDS encoding phosphatidate cytidylyltransferase has protein sequence MNENPNRDEHSRRNPAGELHAQFRATRADFERQLEARRMQFEKTNERIKAKSGRNLLGAIGIGIVLGGLLLLSLLVNKDLFMLFAAVLLGISAVELATALQAMGRRVPRIPTAIATVLAVPAAYFYGIGAALLVALGGAVVVTLWRWVEIKREYHATADVSLRKDFLAAVFVQAYVTVLGSFAVALVAKPDGQWWTLAFLIIVVSVDTGAYVSGLNFGKHPMAPKISPKKTWEGFAGAALAAIIAATLLSIFMIGQPWWFGLVLGPILLVTATLGDLGESHIKRTIGVKDMSSWLAGHGGFLDRLDSILPSALVTFVIYSLVVH, from the coding sequence ATGAACGAGAATCCGAACCGCGACGAACACAGCCGGAGAAATCCGGCTGGTGAGCTGCATGCGCAGTTCCGGGCGACCCGTGCTGACTTTGAGCGCCAGCTCGAAGCCCGCCGGATGCAGTTTGAAAAGACCAACGAGCGCATCAAGGCGAAGTCGGGTCGTAATCTTCTAGGCGCCATCGGCATCGGAATTGTGCTTGGTGGTTTGCTACTGTTGAGCCTGTTGGTCAATAAAGACCTGTTTATGCTCTTTGCTGCGGTTCTGCTGGGTATCTCAGCAGTTGAGCTCGCGACTGCTTTGCAAGCAATGGGACGCCGCGTTCCTCGCATTCCCACTGCTATTGCCACAGTCCTAGCTGTACCTGCAGCGTATTTCTACGGTATTGGGGCTGCGCTGCTGGTTGCCCTGGGTGGTGCCGTGGTCGTCACGTTGTGGCGTTGGGTAGAAATCAAGCGTGAGTATCATGCCACCGCTGATGTGAGTCTGCGTAAAGACTTCCTTGCTGCCGTCTTTGTGCAGGCCTATGTCACGGTGCTAGGAAGCTTTGCTGTGGCTTTGGTGGCCAAGCCAGATGGTCAGTGGTGGACTCTGGCTTTCCTCATCATCGTGGTCTCCGTCGATACCGGCGCCTATGTCAGCGGTTTGAACTTTGGTAAGCACCCCATGGCACCCAAGATCAGCCCCAAAAAGACGTGGGAAGGTTTTGCTGGAGCAGCGCTTGCTGCCATCATCGCCGCTACATTGCTCAGCATCTTCATGATTGGTCAACCATGGTGGTTTGGATTGGTATTGGGGCCCATCCTTTTGGTTACGGCCACACTCGGTGACCTGGGAGAGTCTCACATCAAACGCACCATCGGAGTGAAAGACATGAGCTCCTGGCTTGCCGGTCACGGAGGTTTCTTGGACCGACTGGACTCGATTCTTCCCTCTGCCCTCGTGACTTTCGTGATCTATTCCCTTGTTGTGCACTAA
- the frr gene encoding ribosome recycling factor has protein sequence MIAEVLSDASERMAKAVEVAKEDFSSVRTGRANPAMFQKVMVTYYGSPTPLAQLASMQNPEARTLLITPFDKTALRDIEQAIRDVPNLDANPTNDGNVIRVTMPELTEERRKEYVKIVKTKAEDAKVSLRNIRRSAKDGIDAFKGELGDDERARGEKELEVITKKYVDAIDEALKHKEAELLKV, from the coding sequence GTGATCGCGGAAGTACTGTCAGATGCCTCAGAGCGCATGGCCAAGGCTGTTGAAGTAGCCAAAGAAGATTTCTCTAGCGTCCGTACCGGTCGCGCAAACCCTGCCATGTTCCAGAAGGTCATGGTCACCTACTACGGCAGCCCCACTCCGTTGGCGCAGCTGGCTTCTATGCAGAACCCTGAAGCTCGCACCCTGCTGATCACCCCCTTCGACAAGACCGCTCTGCGCGACATCGAGCAGGCTATTCGCGACGTGCCTAACCTGGACGCTAACCCCACTAACGACGGCAACGTGATTCGTGTCACCATGCCCGAGCTCACTGAAGAGCGTCGTAAGGAATACGTCAAGATCGTGAAGACCAAGGCAGAAGACGCCAAGGTATCTCTGCGCAACATCCGCCGCAGCGCCAAGGATGGCATTGACGCCTTCAAGGGTGAGCTCGGCGACGACGAGCGTGCTCGTGGTGAAAAGGAACTTGAAGTCATCACCAAGAAGTATGTTGACGCGATTGACGAAGCACTCAAGCACAAGGAAGCTGAACTCCTCAAGGTTTAG
- the pyrH gene encoding UMP kinase codes for MPTNTRRRVLLKLSGEAFGGGGLGVNPDVVSAIAREIAAASEHVDIAVVVGGGNFFRGAELSQRGMDRARADYMGMLGTVMNALALQDFLEQAGAATRVQSAIAMSQVAEPYLPLRAIRHLEKGRVVVFGAGAGLPFFSTDTVSAQRALEIHADEVLVAKNGVDGVYTADPKTDPSAEKLETVTFRDALKRGLKVVDSTAFSLCMDNKMPMRVFGMEPSGNITKAILGEKIGTLVTN; via the coding sequence ATGCCGACAAACACCCGCCGTCGCGTACTACTCAAGCTCTCGGGTGAGGCATTCGGTGGCGGTGGACTGGGTGTAAACCCAGATGTGGTCAGTGCCATTGCCCGCGAAATCGCGGCAGCTTCCGAACACGTTGATATCGCCGTGGTTGTTGGTGGCGGTAACTTCTTCCGCGGAGCTGAGCTGTCTCAGCGCGGAATGGACCGCGCACGCGCGGACTACATGGGCATGCTCGGTACCGTGATGAATGCTTTGGCCCTGCAGGACTTCCTAGAGCAGGCAGGTGCGGCAACTCGAGTGCAGTCGGCTATTGCGATGAGTCAGGTTGCTGAGCCATATCTTCCCCTGCGCGCTATTCGTCACTTGGAAAAGGGTCGCGTCGTCGTCTTCGGTGCAGGTGCAGGTCTTCCCTTCTTCTCGACCGACACTGTTTCTGCACAGCGTGCGCTCGAAATCCACGCAGATGAGGTCCTCGTAGCTAAGAACGGTGTCGACGGTGTCTACACCGCAGATCCCAAGACTGACCCCAGTGCAGAGAAGCTGGAGACCGTCACCTTCCGTGACGCCCTCAAGCGTGGACTCAAGGTCGTCGACTCGACAGCATTCAGTCTCTGCATGGACAACAAGATGCCTATGCGCGTCTTCGGTATGGAGCCTTCCGGCAACATCACCAAGGCCATTCTTGGCGAAAAGATCGGCACGCTGGTCACCAACTAG
- the tsf gene encoding translation elongation factor Ts, which translates to MASFSMEDLKTLRERLGTGMVDTKNALTEANGDLEKATEILRLKGAKGNAKRADRSTSEGLVAAKEENGTATMIELACETDFVAKGDKFVALAAKVLDAVSAAGATSVDAGLAAAAGSQTVAELIADEAAILGEKIELRRLVAFSGDKFSIYLHQTSQDLPPQVGVVVAYTGDDAETARAIAQHISFADPVYLSRADVPAEDIEKERAIVTEISRNEGKPEAQLEKIVDGRISAYIKQIALLEQEYSRDNKFKVQQVLDNAGITVTGFARFKVGA; encoded by the coding sequence ATGGCATCTTTCAGCATGGAAGACCTCAAGACCCTGCGCGAGCGCCTCGGCACCGGCATGGTCGACACCAAGAACGCCCTCACCGAAGCAAACGGTGACTTGGAGAAGGCAACCGAGATTCTTCGTCTCAAGGGAGCAAAGGGTAACGCTAAGCGTGCCGACCGCTCCACCAGCGAAGGCCTCGTTGCTGCCAAGGAAGAGAACGGCACCGCAACCATGATCGAGCTCGCGTGCGAGACCGACTTCGTGGCTAAGGGTGACAAGTTCGTTGCACTCGCAGCAAAGGTTCTCGACGCAGTATCTGCAGCTGGCGCAACCTCGGTTGACGCAGGCCTCGCAGCAGCTGCTGGTTCGCAGACCGTTGCTGAGCTCATCGCAGATGAGGCAGCAATCCTGGGTGAGAAGATCGAACTTCGTCGTCTCGTTGCTTTCAGCGGCGACAAGTTCTCCATCTACCTGCACCAGACCAGCCAGGACCTTCCTCCTCAGGTTGGTGTTGTGGTTGCCTACACCGGTGACGACGCAGAGACTGCTCGTGCAATTGCACAGCACATCTCCTTCGCTGACCCTGTGTACCTGAGCCGCGCAGATGTTCCTGCAGAGGACATTGAGAAGGAGCGCGCCATCGTTACCGAGATCAGCCGTAACGAGGGCAAGCCCGAAGCTCAGCTGGAGAAGATCGTTGACGGTCGTATCTCTGCCTACATCAAGCAGATCGCTCTGCTCGAGCAGGAATACTCTCGCGACAACAAGTTCAAGGTCCAGCAGGTCCTCGACAACGCTGGCATCACCGTGACGGGCTTCGCTCGCTTCAAGGTTGGCGCATAG